The proteins below come from a single Plantactinospora sp. KBS50 genomic window:
- a CDS encoding bacterial transcriptional activator domain-containing protein produces the protein MSHGSVPRPRPAQPDIRLALLGGFQLTERGRTLVVPRGLQRVIALIALQPGATRAHLAGLLWPETSEERALSCLRTALWRIRQDRSCPLLISADTVRLDPLVEVDVDELICTAERIGAGADPSGALPVLAAGRHDLLPGWYEDWVLLERERLRQLRLHLLEGIARAHLRAGEHGAALQAALDAMSAEPLRETPHRLIVETHLAEGNAYEALHAFYVYRDLLRRELQLEPSGAMCALVDDVLAPIGGPRPAGTATRAWWQHAGSATGR, from the coding sequence ATCAGCCACGGCTCGGTGCCGCGGCCGAGACCGGCGCAACCCGACATCAGGCTGGCGCTGCTGGGCGGCTTCCAGCTGACCGAGCGGGGGCGGACGCTCGTCGTACCGCGCGGGCTCCAGCGGGTGATCGCGCTGATCGCGCTCCAGCCCGGGGCGACCCGGGCACACCTGGCCGGGCTGCTCTGGCCGGAGACGTCCGAGGAACGTGCCCTGTCCTGCCTGCGTACGGCGCTGTGGCGGATCCGTCAGGACCGGTCCTGCCCGCTGCTGATCTCCGCCGACACCGTCCGGCTCGATCCGCTGGTCGAGGTGGACGTCGACGAGCTGATCTGCACCGCCGAGCGGATCGGCGCCGGCGCGGACCCTTCCGGCGCGCTGCCGGTCCTCGCGGCGGGCCGGCACGACCTGCTTCCCGGCTGGTACGAGGACTGGGTGCTGCTGGAGCGCGAACGGCTCCGGCAACTGCGGCTGCACCTGCTGGAGGGCATCGCCCGGGCGCACCTGCGGGCCGGCGAGCACGGGGCGGCGTTGCAGGCGGCGCTGGACGCGATGTCCGCCGAGCCGCTGCGGGAGACGCCGCACCGGCTGATCGTGGAGACCCACCTGGCCGAGGGCAACGCGTACGAGGCGCTGCACGCGTTCTACGTCTACCGGGACCTGCTGCGCCGGGAACTCCAGTTGGAGCCCTCGGGTGCGATGTGCGCCCTGGTCGACGACGTCCTGGCCCCGATCGGCGGTCCCCGTCCCGCCGGCACGGCGACCCGGGCCTGGTGGCAGCACGCCGGGTCGGCAACCGGACGGTAG